From a region of the Paralichthys olivaceus isolate ysfri-2021 chromosome 4, ASM2471397v2, whole genome shotgun sequence genome:
- the si:dkey-91m11.5 gene encoding breakpoint cluster region protein isoform X2: MPERMSESNPNEEESVDQASNSVEGEEGDTASRKPLTTGARLWDRVRSSLLRPKLDPQTLQNKDWQRTVIAMNGIEVKLSMKFASREFSLKRMPSRKQSGVFGVKINVVTKRERSKVPLIVRQCVEEIERRGMDEVGIYRVSGVATDIQALKAAFDSNNRDVSVMMREMDVNAIAGTLKLYFRELPEPLFTDELYPNFAGGIALSDSVAKESCMLNLLLSLPEPNLVTFLFLLDHLKRVTENETINKMSLHNLATVFGPTLLRPSEKDSKISHSSQPISMNDSWSLEVMAQVQVLLYFLQLESIPTPDSKRQSLLFSTEV; encoded by the exons ATGCCAGAGAGGATGAGTGAGAGTAATCCTAATGAGGAGGAGAGTGTGGATCAGGCCAGCAACAgtgtggagggagaggagggagacacgGCTTCAAGGAAACCCCTGACTACAGGGGCCCGTCTGTGGGACAGAGTCCGCAGCAGTCTGCTCAGACCAAAG cTGGATCCTCAGACACTGCAAAATAAAGACTGGCAGAGGACAGTCATCGCTATGAATGGG ATCGAGGTGAAGCTTTCCATGAAGTTCGCCAGCAGAGAGTTCAGTTTGAAGAGGATGCCTTCACGGAAACAATCAGGTGTCTTTGGAGTGAAAATCAACGTGGTAACTAA GCGAGAGCGCTCTAAGGTTCCCCTCattgtgagacagtgtgtggAGGAGATTGAGCGGCGAGGGATGGACGAAGTGGGAATCTACCGAGTTTCTGGCGTTGCCACCGACATCCAGGCGCTGAAGGCTGCATTTGATTCAA ACAACAGAGACGTGTCTGTCATGATGAGGGAGATGGACGTAAACGCCATCGCTGGAACACTGAAGCTGTATTTCCGAGAGCTGCCGGAGCCTCTTTTCACAGATGAGCTGTACCCCAACTTTGCTGGAGGCATCG CTCTGTCTGACAGTGTGGCCAAGGAGAGCTGCATGCTCAACCTGCTGCTGTCTCTACCAGAGCCCAATCTGGTCACATTCCTCTTCCTGCTTGATCACCTGAAAAG GGTGACTGAAAACGAAACCATCAACAAGATGTCTTTGCACAACCTGGCCACAGTTTTTGGTCCCACTTTGCTTCGGCCCTCCGAAAAAGACAGCAAGATCTCACACAGCTCACAGCCCATCTCCATGAACGACAGCTGGTCTCTGGAGGTCATGGCCCAG GTTCAAGTCCTTCTCTACTTCCTGCAGCTGGAGAGCATTCCAACACCAGACAGCAAACGTCAAAGCCTTCTCTTCTCTACTGAAGTATAA
- the si:dkey-91m11.5 gene encoding breakpoint cluster region protein isoform X1 — MVEPVGFVEAWRAQFPESDPPCMELNSLGDIEQELDRCKTSIRQLEKEVNKERFRMIYLQTLLAKERKSYDGQRWGFRRVPQTRDGDQTSEPDSQRSYAGDAPVEEQRPQQQQQQRDYVKPARCKQHPEEEMDGASPAKQKGGVSLVGQDSENPEFPVGTGSVAALRSNFERIRRANSHTAGDGRGLSTMGGQEKPFYVNMEYHHERGLVKVNDRDVSDKIGTLGCQAMQIERKRSLHSLPGNLSAATGDISKAVQKSTEENCSYNGSCDDPEINPHFLKDSVIQPTGGKSERHPAECQPYTSVYVGGMMADGDTRVIHIRDHSIEEEAHLTWPRHSYSPGSFDDVGGGYTPDCSSNENLTSSEEDFSSGQSSHVSPSPTTYQMYREKSRSPSQHSQQSFESSSPPTPLSQKRLKQQVMVSEASIIGVRKTGLPWRSDGDSTTSSRTSHDNSVQGDLEAPYNETPLTYGYELEHSEEHQPHHDPLSYTGSPSSSPRLRSKSRSSRDTQSSGSLESTLSVELDQEKGLEMRKWVLSGILASEETYLGHLEALLIPMKPLKAAATTSQPMLTVQQIETIFFKVPELHEIHKDFYDALLPRVQDWTHQQCVGDLFQKLGSQLGVYRAFVDNYKVAVETADKCCQANAQFAEISENLKVKSTKDCKDQPAKNSLETLLYKPVDRVMRSTLVLHDLLKHTPSSHPDYPLLQDALRISQNFLSSINEEITPRRQSMTVKKGENRQLLRDRFMVELVEGSRKLRHVFLFTDLLLCTKLKKQAAGKGQQYDCKWYIPLNDLTFQTIEDCESTPIPLVQDEEIDAMKIRISQIKNEIQREKRTTKGPKAIERLRKKLSEQESLLLLMSPNMAFRVANRNGKGFTFLISSDYERAEWREIIREQQKKCFKSFSLTSLELQMLTNSCVKLQTVHTIPMSVNKEDDESSGLYGFLNVIVHSAAGLKQSLNLYCSLEVDSFGYFVNKAKTRVHRDSTEPNWNEEFEIELEGSQTLRLLCYEKCCNKSKQSKEDTEITDKIMVKGQIKLDPQTLQNKDWQRTVIAMNGIEVKLSMKFASREFSLKRMPSRKQSGVFGVKINVVTKRERSKVPLIVRQCVEEIERRGMDEVGIYRVSGVATDIQALKAAFDSNNRDVSVMMREMDVNAIAGTLKLYFRELPEPLFTDELYPNFAGGIALSDSVAKESCMLNLLLSLPEPNLVTFLFLLDHLKRVTENETINKMSLHNLATVFGPTLLRPSEKDSKISHSSQPISMNDSWSLEVMAQVQVLLYFLQLESIPTPDSKRQSLLFSTEV; from the exons ATGGTTGAACCGGTGGGGTTTGTGGAGGCATGGAGAGCCCAGTTCCCAGAGTCTGATCCCCCCTGCATGGAGCTGAACTCACTGGGGGACATTGAACAGGAGCTGGACAGATGCAAGACATCTATCAGGCagctggagaaggaggtgaaCAAGGAGCGTTTCCGCATGATCTACCTGCAGACTCTGCTTGCAAAAGAGAGGAAATCTTATGATGGACAGAGGTGGGGTTTTAGAAGGGTTCCGCAGACAAGAGATGGAGACCAGACCAGTGAACCTGACAGCCAGAGGTCCTATGCAGGGGATGCACCAGTGGAAGAGCAGcggccgcagcagcagcaacaacagagaGATTATGTGAAGCCAGCAAGGTGTAAACAGCATCCAGAAGAAGAGATGGATGGTGCATCACCAGCCAAACAGAAGGGTGGGGTCTCACTTGTCGGCCAGGACTCTGAGAATCCTGAATTTCCAGTGGGCACAGGCTCTGTGGCAGCTCTGAGATCCAACTTTGAGCGCATCAGGAGAGCCAACTCTCACACTGCAGGGGATGGCAGAGGGTTGTCCACGATGGGCGGCCAGGAGAAACCCTTCTACGTGAACATGGAGTACCATCATGAGCGAGGGCTGGTCAAAGTCAACGACAGGGATGTCTCAGACAAAATAGGCACCCTGGGCTGTCAGGCCATGCAGATTGAACGAAAAAGGTCCCTGCACTCCCTCCCAGGGAACCTGTCAGCGGCCACAGGGGACATCAGCAAGGCTGTTCAGAAATCCACTGAGGAGAACTGCAGCTACAACGGGTCATGTGATGACCCTGAGATCAACCCACACTTCCTGAAAGACAGTGTGATCCAGCCCACTGGGGGAAAGTCTGAGCGACATCCAGCTGAGTGTCAGCCTTACACTAGTGTCTATGTTGGGGGAATGATGGCTGACGGGGACACCAGAGTCATCCACATTAGGGACCACAGCATAGAGGAGGAGGCACACCTCACCTGGCCGAGGCACTCCTACTCTCCGGGCAGCTTTGATGATGTGGGAGGAGGCTACACACCCGACTGCAGCTCCAACGAGAACCTGACATCCAGCGAGGAGGACTTCTCCTCGGGCCAGTCCAGCCACGTGTCCCCCAGCCCCACCACCTATCAGATGTATAGGGAGAAGAGCCGCTCACCGTCCCAGCACTCGCAGCAGTCCTTTGAGAGCAGCAGcccacccacccctctctctcagaAGCGTCTGAAGCAGCAGGTGATGGTTTCTGAGGCCTCCATCATCGGGGTCCGTAAAACAGGCCTGCCCTGGCGCAGTGACGGGGACTCCACCACATCTAGCAGGACCTCTCATGACAACAGTGTTCAAGGAGATCTGG AGGCTCCCTACAACGAGACGCCTCTGACATACGGATATGAACTGGAGCACTCTGAGGAGCACCAGCCTCACCACGACCCTCTGTCCTACACTGgatctccttcctcctcaccaCGGCTGCGCTCAAAAAGCCGGAGTAGCCGAGACACGCAGTCCTCCGGCTCTCTGGAATCCACGCTGTCG GTGGAGTTGGATCAGGAGAAGGGGCTGGAGATGAGAAAGTGGGTTTTATCAGGAATCCTGGCCAGTGAGGAGACCTACCTCGGCCACCTGGAGGCGCTACTGATT CCCATGAAGCCTCTGAAGGCTGCAGCCACGACTTCCCAACCGATGCTGACCGTCCAGCAGATAGAGACCATCTTCTTCAAAGTACCAGAGCTCCATGAGATCCACAAGGACTTCTATGACGCTCTGCTCCCCCGAGTGCAGGACTGGACCCACCAGCAGTGTGTGGGCGACCTCTTCCAGAAACTG GGCAGCCAGCTTGGAGTTTATCGGGCCTTTGTGGATAACTATAAGGTTGCTGTGGAGACAGCAGACAAGTGCTGCCAGGCAAACGCTCAGTTTGCAGAGATATCTGAG AATCTCAAGGTCAAAAGCACAAAGGACTGCAAAGACCAGCCGGCTAAAAATTCACTGGAAA cTCTTCTCTACAAACCTGTGGACAGAGTGATGCGCAGCACACTTGTTTTGCAT GACCTCCTGAAGCACACGCCCTCCAGCCACCCGGACTATCCACTGTTGCAGGACGCCCTGCGCATCTCCCAGAATTTCCTGTCCAGTATAAATGAAGAGATCACACCGCGAAGGCAGTCCATGACTGTTAAGAAGGGAGAG AACCGTCAGCTGCTGAGGGATCGCTTCATGGTGGAGCTGGTCGAAGGTTCCAGGAAACTCCGTCACGTCTTCCTCTTCACCGACTTGCTGCTCTGCACCAAGCTGAAGAAACAGGCCGCAGG GAAAGGTCAACAGTACGACTGTAAGTGGTACATCCCACTGAATGACCTGACCTTCCAGACCATCGAGGACTGTGAGTCCACCCCCATCCCTTTGGTCCAGGACGAGGAAATTGACGCCATGAAGATTAGAATCTCCCAGATCAAGAATGAGATCCaaagagagaag AGAACCACCAAGGGGCCCAAAGCCATCGAGCGCTTGAGGAAGAAGTTATCAGAGCAAGagtctctgctgcttctcatgTCTCCCAACATGGCGTTCAGAGTGGCCAACAGGAATGGAAAG GGTTTCACATTTCTGATCTCATCTGATTACGAGCGTGCCGAATGGAGGGAGATCATTCGTGAGCAGCAGAAGAAAT GTTTTAAAAGCTTCTCTCTGACGTCTCTGGAGCTGCAGATGCTCACTAACTCGTGTGTGAAGCTCCAGACTGTTCACACCATTCCAATGAGCGTGAATAAAGAAG ACGATGAGTCTTCTGGCTTATACGGCTTCCTGAATGTCATCGTCCACTCTGCAGCAGGCCTCAAACAGAGCTTAA ACCTGTACTGCTCCCTGGAGGTGGATTCTTTTGGCTACTTTGTCAACAAAGCCAAAACACGAGTGCACAGAGACTCAACAGAGCCCAACTGGAATGAG GAGTTTGAGATTGAACTGGAGGGCTCTCAGACTCTGAGACTGCTCTGTTACGAGAAGTGCTGCAACAAATCCAAGCAGAGCAAAGAGGACACAGAGATCACAGACAAGATCATGGTCAAAGGACAGATAAAG cTGGATCCTCAGACACTGCAAAATAAAGACTGGCAGAGGACAGTCATCGCTATGAATGGG ATCGAGGTGAAGCTTTCCATGAAGTTCGCCAGCAGAGAGTTCAGTTTGAAGAGGATGCCTTCACGGAAACAATCAGGTGTCTTTGGAGTGAAAATCAACGTGGTAACTAA GCGAGAGCGCTCTAAGGTTCCCCTCattgtgagacagtgtgtggAGGAGATTGAGCGGCGAGGGATGGACGAAGTGGGAATCTACCGAGTTTCTGGCGTTGCCACCGACATCCAGGCGCTGAAGGCTGCATTTGATTCAA ACAACAGAGACGTGTCTGTCATGATGAGGGAGATGGACGTAAACGCCATCGCTGGAACACTGAAGCTGTATTTCCGAGAGCTGCCGGAGCCTCTTTTCACAGATGAGCTGTACCCCAACTTTGCTGGAGGCATCG CTCTGTCTGACAGTGTGGCCAAGGAGAGCTGCATGCTCAACCTGCTGCTGTCTCTACCAGAGCCCAATCTGGTCACATTCCTCTTCCTGCTTGATCACCTGAAAAG GGTGACTGAAAACGAAACCATCAACAAGATGTCTTTGCACAACCTGGCCACAGTTTTTGGTCCCACTTTGCTTCGGCCCTCCGAAAAAGACAGCAAGATCTCACACAGCTCACAGCCCATCTCCATGAACGACAGCTGGTCTCTGGAGGTCATGGCCCAG GTTCAAGTCCTTCTCTACTTCCTGCAGCTGGAGAGCATTCCAACACCAGACAGCAAACGTCAAAGCCTTCTCTTCTCTACTGAAGTATAA